The DNA segment ATCTTGGTCTCCAGCGAATCGGCACTACCCAGAATAATGCGCTGATTTCCTACCCTCGGCACCAGCTCTATATCCTGTTTGTCATTTACATACAACTGTTCAATCTGTGCGTCCCAAAGTGTATCCTGTTTAATGAATAAAGCCACTTTATACAAATCACCGGCCAGTTTCGTAACCAATGTATCTACCTTACCACTAAAATGTTCAGGGATATTGCCATTGGCCACCAGCACATTTGCTGTAAAATTTGGAGAAACCGGCATTTTAAGTCCGTATTTATCCACATAATAATCCTGACCATTTGTGTTGATCAGCCTTAAAACAGGTTGGCGTTGCCTAACCTTAATTTGGATCACACCATTCATATCGGCATATACCGTTGCATAAGCAATATATGGGTTTGCAATGATATCTTTTTCAATTTGTTGCAGGTTAATATTGCTCAGGTGCCGACCTACCAATTTGCCTTGACTTTGTTTTAAAATGGCATCGATTTCTTCACGTTCTATAAAGTTATCCGCACCGGGAATTAGTATTTTAACATCAGTACAAACTACTGTTTTCTTTTTTCCATCCACAAAACTCATGAGCACAACAAGACCGGCCAGACAAATTATCCAGGCAAAACATTTAAAAACCGATTTCCAGTTAATCCTTTTAAACATCTCTCAAAATGGCTTTAAGTGGTTGTATCAATGTGTCTATATCTCCTGCACCTACTGTTAAAAGTAATTCAGGTTTTGTATTTTTTATCTCTTCTATTACTAAATCTTTTCCACATATCCTCTTGCTTTTCAAGGACATCTTATCCAGCAAAAACTGCGAATTTATGCCTGGTAAAGGCAATTCCCTGGCCGGATATATTTCCAGTAGCAGCAGTTCATCTACAGTGCTTAAAACTTTTGCAAATTCAGCTGCAAAGTCGCGTGTGCGTGTAAAAAGATGCGGCTGAAAGATGACCGTTAACTTTTTATCAGGATACAATTGTCGTACCGCATCAAAGCAAGCCCTTAATTCTTCTGGATGATGGGCATAATCATCAATATAAATGTGATCCGGCGTATTCACTATGTATTCGAATCTTCTTTTAACCCCTGTAAAAGAAGCTATTGCCGCTTTTATCTTATGGTGGTCAATACCCAGTTTAAGCGCTACAGCAATTGCGGCTACTGCATTCTCAACATTATGTTTGCCTGGCAGCATGAGTTGTATATCGCTGATCCTCAGATCAGTATCAACATAATCAAACACAAACTTCGAACCTTCTACCCTGATGTTTTGTCCCTTAATCTGTGAATCCTGTCCAACACTGTAACTGAGCCCGGCTGTCAAAGGAAGCCCCTTACGCACAAACAATGTGCCCTGTGGCTTTAACTGCTTTGCAAACAGACCAAAAGATTCATGCAGATGAGCAGCATCGCCATAAATATCCAGGTGATCTGCATCCATTGAAGTAATCACAGCCAGATCAGGGTGAAGTGTCAGGAAAGAACGGTCGTATTCATCGGCCTCAACTACAACGACGTTATTGTTTCCAATAATAAAATTGCTGTTATAATTACTGGCAATCCCACCCAAAAAAGCTGTACATCCATATCCGCTATCTATTAAAACATGGGCTACAATAGATGAAGTAGTGGTTTTTCCATGTGTACCTGCCACAGCTATACAAAACTGTCCTTTACTGATGATGCCTAAAACCTCAGAACGCTTCTTTAAAATAAAACCATTGTCTTTAAAGTAATTTAATATTTCGGAATTCTTTGGTATTGCTGGTGTATAAACAATCAGTGTATCGCTGTTATTTGCTAAAAAGCACACAGGCAATACAGCAGCATCATCAAGATAAGACACCAAAATGCCTTCCTGTTCCAAAGCAACAGTCAAATTTGTACGTGTTTTGTCGTAACCACAAACTACACACCCTCTTTTTGCAAAATACCTGGCAATGGCACTCATGCCAATCCCACCAATTCCCACAAAATAAACGCGCTGTATATGATTCAGTTCCATCAGTTCTTCCCCTCCTTTCCGGCAAGTAACATCACTTGCTTTGCAATACTGTCATCAGCATCTGGCAGGGCCATTTTGCCAATATTTTCTGCATACATTTTACTCCGCTCTTTATCATTAAGCAAATTCAAGGCTTC comes from the Pedobacter heparinus DSM 2366 genome and includes:
- a CDS encoding cell division protein FtsQ/DivIB, whose translation is MFKRINWKSVFKCFAWIICLAGLVVLMSFVDGKKKTVVCTDVKILIPGADNFIEREEIDAILKQSQGKLVGRHLSNINLQQIEKDIIANPYIAYATVYADMNGVIQIKVRQRQPVLRLINTNGQDYYVDKYGLKMPVSPNFTANVLVANGNIPEHFSGKVDTLVTKLAGDLYKVALFIKQDTLWDAQIEQLYVNDKQDIELVPRVGNQRIILGSADSLETKMRNLLVFYKKAMPKVGWDTYKTINVKYTNQIVCEKNKIDSLTGKVIKDRIDTAKQYQVAIDSAVRRQIAQEMQDEGNTEGKKEKIKTDTRKNN
- the murC gene encoding UDP-N-acetylmuramate--L-alanine ligase — protein: MELNHIQRVYFVGIGGIGMSAIARYFAKRGCVVCGYDKTRTNLTVALEQEGILVSYLDDAAVLPVCFLANNSDTLIVYTPAIPKNSEILNYFKDNGFILKKRSEVLGIISKGQFCIAVAGTHGKTTTSSIVAHVLIDSGYGCTAFLGGIASNYNSNFIIGNNNVVVVEADEYDRSFLTLHPDLAVITSMDADHLDIYGDAAHLHESFGLFAKQLKPQGTLFVRKGLPLTAGLSYSVGQDSQIKGQNIRVEGSKFVFDYVDTDLRISDIQLMLPGKHNVENAVAAIAVALKLGIDHHKIKAAIASFTGVKRRFEYIVNTPDHIYIDDYAHHPEELRACFDAVRQLYPDKKLTVIFQPHLFTRTRDFAAEFAKVLSTVDELLLLEIYPARELPLPGINSQFLLDKMSLKSKRICGKDLVIEEIKNTKPELLLTVGAGDIDTLIQPLKAILRDV